The Cytobacillus luteolus genome window below encodes:
- the infA gene encoding translation initiation factor IF-1, giving the protein MAKDDVIEVEGTVAETLPNAMFKVELENGHTVLAHVSGKIRMHFIRILPGDKVTVELSPYDLTRGRITYRFK; this is encoded by the coding sequence ATGGCTAAAGACGATGTAATTGAAGTGGAAGGTACTGTTGCTGAGACATTACCTAACGCAATGTTTAAGGTTGAATTAGAGAATGGTCATACTGTATTAGCTCATGTCTCTGGTAAAATTCGCATGCACTTTATTCGCATTTTACCTGGAGATAAAGTTACTGTAGAATTATCACCATATGACTTAACACGCGGTAGAATTACCTACCGATTCAAATAA
- the rpmJ gene encoding 50S ribosomal protein L36, with the protein MKVRPSVKPICEKCKVIRRKGKVMVICENPKHKQKQG; encoded by the coding sequence ATGAAAGTTAGACCATCTGTAAAGCCTATCTGCGAAAAATGTAAAGTTATTCGTCGTAAAGGTAAAGTTATGGTTATTTGTGAAAACCCGAAACATAAACAAAAACAAGGCTAA
- the rpsM gene encoding 30S ribosomal protein S13 has protein sequence MARIAGVDIPREKRIVISLTYIFGIGKTTAQKVLAEAGVSPDTRVRDLTEDELGKIREVIDRLKVEGDLRREISLNVKRLIEIGAYRGLRHRRGLPVRGQNTKNNARTRKGPRRTVANKKK, from the coding sequence ATGGCACGTATTGCTGGTGTTGATATTCCACGTGAAAAACGTATTGTAATATCATTAACATATATTTTCGGTATCGGAAAGACTACAGCACAGAAAGTTCTTGCTGAAGCTGGCGTATCACCGGATACACGCGTTCGTGATCTTACTGAAGATGAATTAGGAAAAATTCGTGAAGTTATTGACCGTCTAAAGGTTGAAGGTGACCTTCGTCGTGAAATCTCACTAAATGTTAAACGTCTTATCGAAATTGGTGCTTACCGTGGGCTTCGTCATCGTCGCGGATTACCAGTTCGTGGTCAAAATACGAAAAACAATGCTCGTACACGTAAAGGTCCACGCCGTACTGTAGCGAACAAGAAAAAATAG
- the rpsK gene encoding 30S ribosomal protein S11, with protein sequence MARKTNTRKRRVKKNIEAGVAHIRSTFNNTIVTITDVHGNAIAWSSAGALGFRGSRKSTPFAAQMAAETAAKASVEHGMKTLEVTVKGPGAGREAAIRSLQAAGLEVTAIKDVTPVPHNGCRPPKRRRV encoded by the coding sequence ATGGCACGTAAAACGAATACTCGTAAACGTCGTGTGAAAAAGAATATTGAAGCTGGTGTAGCTCACATCCGCTCAACATTCAATAACACAATTGTTACTATTACTGATGTTCACGGAAATGCAATTGCTTGGTCAAGTGCTGGTGCATTAGGTTTCAGAGGTTCTCGTAAATCTACACCTTTCGCAGCACAAATGGCTGCTGAAACTGCTGCAAAAGCTTCTGTTGAACATGGTATGAAAACTCTTGAAGTTACTGTAAAAGGTCCTGGTGCTGGTCGTGAAGCTGCTATTCGTAGCCTTCAAGCTGCAGGTCTAGAAGTTACAGCAATTAAAGACGTAACTCCAGTTCCTCATAACGGATGCCGTCCACCAAAACGTCGCCGTGTTTAA